In Bacteroidia bacterium, a genomic segment contains:
- a CDS encoding glycosyltransferase family 4 protein has protein sequence MKYKILTLGWEYPPQINGGLGVACQGLTLALSEYADISMIIPRSDPKLLEQNIQLIGANEVDVEKLVEQTPKLHRSILSKVHLDYADVILSGYEQPQLYFTRKKTTTPTMVVERPVKDNVIGMPRKFRLGALYGSDLLTRISEFTEIASRLSRNMEFDVIHAHDWMTFLAGMEIKAISGKPLVLHVHSLEYDRGGPEKRGYVYELEKHALQEADLIMPVSDYTADIIENHYEIDSAKIWVVPNGQEKLKSYRKKPAFPEKLVVFVGRLVAQKGPEFFLEVAKKVLEKYDRVRFAIAGKGDKMAELVQTVAKARLGDRIHFTGFLSGKDTRKLLAMADVLVMPSVSEPFGLVATEAVQMGVACVISRQSGVSGVLTHALTADYHDTEKMAGDVISLLRNPSLHQKIVAATQKDLESISWELSARKALAGFQKVLGHNK, from the coding sequence ATGAAATACAAAATACTTACGCTGGGCTGGGAATATCCACCACAGATTAATGGAGGGTTGGGTGTTGCCTGTCAGGGACTTACTCTTGCGCTAAGCGAATATGCGGATATTTCGATGATCATTCCACGCTCTGATCCCAAATTACTGGAACAGAATATTCAGCTTATTGGTGCCAATGAGGTGGATGTTGAAAAACTCGTCGAACAAACCCCAAAACTTCACCGGTCGATTCTCTCAAAAGTTCACCTTGATTATGCCGATGTAATACTTTCGGGATACGAACAACCGCAATTGTATTTTACCCGAAAAAAAACAACCACTCCCACCATGGTAGTGGAAAGGCCTGTCAAAGACAATGTCATCGGGATGCCCCGCAAATTCAGATTGGGGGCGCTGTATGGTTCTGATTTGCTAACGCGTATCAGCGAATTTACAGAAATCGCTTCCCGCCTTTCCCGCAATATGGAGTTTGATGTTATTCATGCCCATGATTGGATGACTTTTCTCGCCGGTATGGAAATCAAAGCGATTTCGGGTAAACCACTTGTGCTGCATGTTCATTCCCTTGAGTATGATCGCGGCGGGCCTGAAAAAAGAGGGTATGTCTATGAACTGGAAAAACACGCCTTGCAGGAAGCCGATTTGATCATGCCCGTAAGTGATTACACGGCAGATATCATTGAAAATCATTACGAAATTGATTCTGCCAAAATCTGGGTCGTACCTAACGGCCAGGAAAAGCTGAAAAGCTATCGGAAAAAACCTGCATTTCCAGAAAAACTGGTTGTTTTTGTAGGCAGGCTTGTCGCTCAGAAAGGGCCTGAGTTTTTTCTTGAAGTAGCAAAGAAGGTGTTGGAGAAATACGACCGCGTACGTTTTGCGATTGCAGGGAAGGGCGATAAGATGGCCGAACTGGTACAAACAGTGGCCAAAGCCAGGTTGGGAGACCGGATTCATTTTACCGGATTCCTCTCCGGCAAAGATACCCGCAAGTTGCTGGCAATGGCAGATGTACTGGTGATGCCTTCTGTGTCCGAACCCTTTGGGTTGGTTGCAACAGAAGCTGTACAGATGGGGGTCGCATGTGTCATATCCCGCCAGTCGGGAGTATCGGGCGTACTTACCCACGCGCTGACTGCAGATTATCACGATACAGAAAAAATGGCCGGTGATGTCATTTCTTTGCTTCGCAATCCCAGTCTCCACCAGAAGATTGTCGCTGCAACACAAAAAGATCTGGAAAGTATTAGTTGGGAACTCTCCGCAAGAAAAGCTTTGGCGGGTTTTCAGAAAGTTCTGGGACACAATAAATAA
- a CDS encoding SdpI family protein, with product MNFAEIVKRNWPTLVVAILPFILLALFWNRLPGQVPLHWNVNGEIDNYGPKATLVIFPFITFSVVVLLWAVPFIDPKKKGEYFQPTLNTLGLVLAAFMLFIFILILVSSLGYKKDISSFVIIGVLLLLMIIGNYFGKLRPNYFVGIRTPWTLEKEEVWIKTHRFAGVLWVFGSLCMIVLTLFMPREAFAYVFIPFIILISTAPLIYSYIIYKK from the coding sequence ATGAACTTTGCAGAAATTGTCAAGCGAAACTGGCCGACACTTGTCGTTGCAATCCTTCCATTTATTCTACTGGCTTTATTCTGGAACAGACTTCCGGGACAGGTTCCCCTGCACTGGAATGTTAACGGGGAAATTGATAATTATGGTCCCAAGGCTACATTAGTCATATTCCCTTTTATCACTTTTTCGGTGGTTGTGCTGTTGTGGGCTGTGCCTTTTATTGACCCCAAGAAAAAAGGCGAATATTTCCAACCTACCTTGAACACACTGGGACTTGTGCTGGCTGCGTTTATGCTGTTTATTTTTATTCTGATTTTGGTTTCCAGTTTAGGTTACAAGAAGGATATTAGCTCTTTTGTGATTATTGGGGTATTACTGCTGTTAATGATTATTGGTAACTATTTTGGTAAACTGCGGCCCAACTATTTTGTCGGAATTCGCACGCCGTGGACACTCGAAAAAGAAGAAGTCTGGATAAAAACTCATCGCTTTGCCGGAGTTCTCTGGGTATTTGGTTCGCTGTGTATGATTGTGTTGACGCTATTTATGCCGAGAGAGGCGTTTGCCTACGTTTTTATTCCTTTTATCATTCTTATTTCTACTGCTCCGCTCATCTATTCCTATATTATTTATAAAAAATGA
- a CDS encoding alpha-amylase family glycosyl hydrolase, whose amino-acid sequence MFKTTTFSAILFSLLIFFQVNLHGQILSIDPVFPTVEDTVTIVYDATQGNGALTGVSPVYAHAGVITNLSTTPTDWKYVQGNWGTADPKVLMQNLGNNRHQIKYHIRSYYGVPANETVEELAFVFRNSDGSKVGRDTDGSDIYYPVYSGGVLDIAILTPSGSVFANINDMIEVKAAASDSASLRLYENGVQLFQTSGKSLVYSYSPNSQGNKWIKFQADNGTTVKSDSFLVVVSAPSNIASLPAGVEPGINYINDSTAVLALYAPNKNFVYVLGDFNNWLPDAAYQMNLSPDSTTYWIQLNGLTPGQEYGYQYLVNGSLKIADPYSQKVLDPWNDPWITAQTYPGLKPYPQETDGIVSVLQTARPAYNWQTTTWERPDPADLVVYELLVRDFIAAHDYKTLIDTLPYLQNLGINAIELMPIMEFEGNSSWGYNPSFFFAADKYYGPEKDLKAFIDTCHSRGIMVILDMVLNHAFGQNPLVQLYWDAANNRPAADNPWFNPIAKHPFNVGYDFNHESPQTKYFVDRVLSYWVEDYHFDGFRMDLSKGFTQVDYGSDVGAWSNYDASRIALLKRMFDQLRSVDPSVYFILEHFANNSEEKELAGYGMMLWGNLNHNYNEATMGYLNDSNFEWISYKQRTWAEPHVVGYMESHDEERLMYKNITFGNANGSYNTKDLPTALSRMELAAAFFFTIPGPKMIWQFGELGYDISIDFNGRVGEKPIKWEYFQGPYRRRLYNVYSAIINLRRSHEVFHTDQYSLALSGAFKRINLNGGQMNVTIVGNFDVTFASGNPNFQHTGTWYNYLTGDSMNVANTTAAIGLQPGAYAIYTDVRLTKPDLTLAVDPGFESFPANVYPNPFSDNFEISFTLDKSSWVNIELYTLSGQKIPAMSSRSFYPSGEQFLTLDGENLTPGAYMLKISDENATTVKKIIRLP is encoded by the coding sequence ATGTTCAAAACTACTACCTTCTCAGCTATTCTGTTTTCCCTGTTGATTTTCTTTCAGGTAAATCTCCATGGACAGATCCTTTCAATTGACCCTGTTTTTCCCACAGTAGAAGACACCGTCACGATTGTGTACGACGCTACACAGGGAAATGGTGCACTCACGGGCGTTTCTCCTGTTTATGCACATGCAGGAGTAATCACCAATCTCAGTACAACTCCTACAGACTGGAAATATGTACAGGGGAACTGGGGTACTGCCGATCCCAAAGTACTGATGCAAAATCTGGGAAATAACCGACACCAGATAAAATACCATATTCGTTCTTATTACGGAGTTCCAGCCAATGAAACCGTAGAAGAACTGGCTTTCGTATTCCGAAATTCCGATGGCTCTAAGGTTGGCCGTGATACCGATGGCTCTGACATTTATTATCCCGTGTACAGCGGCGGGGTGCTCGATATCGCTATTCTTACCCCCTCCGGTTCTGTATTTGCCAATATCAATGATATGATTGAAGTGAAAGCAGCTGCTTCAGACTCCGCTTCCCTTCGGTTATATGAAAATGGCGTGCAGCTATTTCAGACTTCGGGCAAGTCGCTGGTATATTCTTATTCTCCCAATTCTCAAGGCAATAAATGGATAAAATTTCAGGCGGATAACGGCACAACCGTAAAGTCTGATTCTTTTCTCGTTGTTGTTTCCGCTCCTTCGAATATCGCCAGCCTTCCTGCCGGTGTAGAACCGGGAATCAACTACATCAATGATTCTACAGCGGTTCTTGCGCTCTATGCGCCCAACAAAAATTTCGTATATGTGCTGGGCGATTTCAATAACTGGCTTCCCGATGCGGCGTATCAGATGAACCTTTCCCCTGATAGTACTACTTACTGGATCCAACTCAACGGGCTTACTCCCGGCCAGGAATATGGCTATCAATATCTGGTAAATGGCTCACTGAAAATTGCAGATCCTTATTCACAAAAAGTACTCGACCCATGGAATGACCCCTGGATAACAGCTCAAACCTATCCCGGGCTTAAGCCTTATCCCCAGGAGACAGATGGAATTGTTTCTGTACTTCAGACCGCCCGCCCGGCCTACAACTGGCAAACAACCACCTGGGAACGCCCTGACCCTGCTGACCTTGTCGTTTACGAACTCCTGGTAAGAGATTTTATCGCGGCGCATGACTACAAAACTTTGATAGATACTTTGCCATATCTTCAAAACCTTGGTATCAATGCTATTGAACTAATGCCGATCATGGAATTTGAGGGAAATAGCAGCTGGGGGTATAATCCCTCCTTCTTCTTTGCCGCAGACAAATATTACGGCCCCGAAAAAGACCTGAAGGCTTTTATTGATACTTGCCATAGCCGGGGGATTATGGTTATACTGGATATGGTACTCAATCATGCCTTTGGGCAAAATCCATTGGTGCAGCTGTATTGGGATGCGGCAAATAACCGCCCTGCTGCGGACAACCCCTGGTTTAACCCCATAGCCAAACACCCCTTTAACGTTGGGTATGACTTTAACCATGAAAGCCCGCAGACCAAATATTTTGTTGACCGTGTACTGAGTTACTGGGTAGAAGACTATCATTTTGATGGATTCCGAATGGATCTTTCCAAAGGATTTACCCAGGTAGATTATGGCAGTGATGTAGGGGCATGGTCTAATTATGATGCTTCCCGTATCGCATTGCTGAAACGTATGTTTGATCAGCTTCGTTCTGTCGACCCCAGCGTATATTTTATTCTTGAACATTTTGCCAACAATTCAGAAGAAAAAGAACTGGCGGGTTATGGGATGATGCTGTGGGGAAATCTCAACCACAACTACAATGAGGCCACAATGGGGTATCTGAATGACTCCAACTTTGAATGGATTTCCTATAAACAGCGTACCTGGGCTGAGCCGCATGTAGTGGGCTATATGGAGAGCCATGACGAAGAGCGGCTGATGTATAAAAATATAACTTTCGGCAATGCAAATGGAAGTTATAACACCAAAGATCTGCCTACGGCACTTTCCCGAATGGAGTTGGCCGCAGCCTTTTTCTTTACCATTCCCGGTCCCAAGATGATTTGGCAGTTTGGTGAACTGGGGTATGATATCAGCATCGACTTTAATGGAAGGGTAGGGGAAAAACCCATCAAATGGGAATACTTCCAGGGCCCATACCGCCGCAGATTATATAATGTTTACAGCGCGATTATCAATCTGCGCAGAAGTCATGAAGTGTTTCACACTGATCAATATTCGTTGGCATTATCCGGCGCATTCAAGCGGATCAACCTCAACGGAGGGCAGATGAATGTAACCATAGTAGGCAACTTTGACGTAACTTTTGCCTCAGGAAACCCCAATTTTCAGCATACAGGAACCTGGTACAACTACCTGACAGGAGACAGTATGAATGTTGCCAATACTACCGCGGCTATCGGACTTCAACCCGGCGCGTATGCGATTTATACCGACGTGCGCCTTACAAAGCCCGATCTTACGCTGGCTGTTGATCCCGGCTTTGAGTCATTCCCTGCAAATGTGTACCCCAATCCCTTTTCAGACAACTTCGAAATAAGTTTTACACTGGACAAATCCTCATGGGTTAATATTGAGCTTTATACTTTGTCCGGGCAGAAAATACCTGCGATGAGCAGCCGTAGTTTTTACCCGTCGGGCGAACAGTTTCTGACCCTGGATGGTGAAAATCTCACTCCGGGAGCGTATATGCTGAAGATCAGTGACGAGAACGCCACGACAGTGAAAAAGATTATCCGGCTGCCGTAG
- a CDS encoding glycoside hydrolase family 57 protein yields MPSVCLYFQVHQPYRLRPLSVFHIGSHHKYWNKRLNESLLNRISDHCYLPANEVILSQIEKHKGKFRLAYSLSGVLIEQLESQRPEVLDSFRRLAETGCVEFLSEPYYHSLSFLYNRDEFHRQVLLHREKVQQILGYTPTVFRNTELIYQNHMAYFVMKMGYKGIIAEGAHAGLHGRSPNYIYHPPHLHKISLMLRNYALSDDISFRFGDRNWAHYPLHTDVFAGWLSSQHGEVVCLGMDYETFGEHHKADSGILKFLDSLPEAAFQTGNINFVTPSEAFEKYPAKGSYDASRFESWAGTEKDITPWRGNEMQEEALQKIYDLRETVIEKQSPGLMREWSLLQTSDHFYYMATKEGEEANVHAHFSPWKSPYDAYICFMSAIADFQLKLQKI; encoded by the coding sequence ATGCCTTCTGTATGTTTATATTTTCAGGTTCATCAACCTTACCGGCTCCGGCCCTTGTCTGTGTTTCATATCGGAAGCCACCACAAATACTGGAATAAAAGGCTGAATGAGTCGCTGCTGAATCGCATTTCGGATCACTGTTATCTCCCGGCCAATGAGGTGATTTTGTCTCAGATCGAAAAACATAAAGGTAAATTCCGATTAGCCTATTCCCTCAGTGGCGTTTTGATCGAACAATTGGAAAGCCAGCGCCCGGAAGTGCTGGATTCCTTTCGAAGACTGGCAGAAACTGGTTGTGTAGAATTTCTCTCAGAGCCCTACTATCACTCTTTAAGCTTTTTATATAATCGCGACGAATTTCACCGTCAGGTGTTGCTTCACCGGGAAAAAGTTCAGCAAATACTAGGCTATACGCCGACCGTATTTCGCAATACAGAGCTAATCTATCAAAATCACATGGCCTATTTTGTGATGAAGATGGGATATAAAGGAATCATTGCAGAAGGCGCTCATGCCGGACTCCACGGGCGCTCTCCCAATTATATTTACCATCCGCCCCATCTCCACAAAATCAGCCTGATGTTGCGCAATTATGCGCTTTCAGATGATATATCTTTTCGTTTTGGCGACCGCAACTGGGCACATTATCCTCTGCATACCGATGTTTTTGCGGGTTGGTTGTCCTCCCAGCACGGAGAAGTAGTATGCCTGGGAATGGATTATGAAACATTTGGCGAACATCACAAAGCAGATAGTGGCATTTTGAAGTTTCTCGATTCCCTTCCGGAAGCTGCTTTTCAAACGGGAAATATAAACTTTGTTACGCCTTCAGAAGCTTTTGAAAAATATCCCGCCAAAGGTAGTTATGATGCTTCGCGATTTGAATCCTGGGCAGGTACCGAAAAAGACATCACTCCCTGGCGGGGAAATGAGATGCAGGAGGAAGCATTGCAAAAAATATATGACCTGCGCGAGACAGTGATAGAAAAACAATCGCCTGGACTGATGCGTGAATGGTCGCTGTTGCAGACCTCTGATCATTTTTATTATATGGCTACCAAAGAAGGCGAAGAGGCAAATGTTCACGCCCATTTTTCCCCCTGGAAGTCCCCTTATGATGCTTATATTTGTTTTATGAGTGCAATTGCCGATTTTCAATTAAAACTGCAAAAAATTTGA
- a CDS encoding transglycosylase SLT domain-containing protein, translating to MRKVRSFIWSLIAFLFVNWPAQVTSPGDVISEEALFLQFTDDAICLRIVQDSTLYKEGWDTLGQPKFWRKMMEIGPDTSVVNIAKTREIVGLVSTWEWSFKTRKQKKAYEDQIRKKYGLSSRDEIYFTSGRRHFYQFDKVLRGIDKAVGVFMEEGTDPWYAQAILLIESPGKLQASTEGAYGAFQLMEGVARDMGLLVNDTIDERADFEKSAKGAARLLNTICLPQTRQLCQKYNLEYNETDLWFRLLVMHVYHAGIGNVARVMKKIQPKEGGMQLMLDLWQTRSRRFGNASQNYSQIVLAALMELDDMIQNTGLICPPEAMMP from the coding sequence ATGAGAAAAGTTCGTTCTTTTATCTGGAGCCTGATCGCCTTTCTGTTTGTCAACTGGCCGGCACAAGTAACCTCTCCGGGAGATGTCATCTCTGAAGAGGCCCTGTTTCTCCAGTTTACAGATGATGCCATTTGCCTGCGGATTGTCCAGGACTCGACCCTGTATAAAGAAGGTTGGGATACGCTGGGACAACCAAAATTCTGGCGGAAAATGATGGAAATCGGCCCTGATACCAGCGTAGTAAATATTGCCAAAACCCGCGAAATCGTGGGATTGGTTTCCACATGGGAATGGTCTTTTAAAACACGGAAACAGAAAAAAGCCTACGAAGACCAGATTCGCAAAAAGTATGGTCTTTCATCCAGGGATGAAATTTATTTCACCAGTGGGCGAAGGCATTTTTACCAGTTTGATAAAGTCCTTAGGGGAATCGATAAGGCCGTGGGAGTCTTTATGGAGGAAGGCACCGATCCCTGGTATGCACAGGCCATTCTGCTGATTGAAAGTCCGGGAAAATTACAGGCTTCTACCGAAGGGGCTTATGGCGCTTTTCAACTGATGGAAGGTGTCGCCCGCGATATGGGATTACTGGTCAATGACACCATCGACGAGCGGGCAGACTTTGAAAAATCGGCCAAAGGAGCCGCACGTTTGTTAAATACCATTTGCCTTCCCCAAACCCGACAGCTTTGCCAAAAATACAATCTTGAATACAACGAAACTGACTTATGGTTTCGACTGCTGGTGATGCATGTTTACCACGCCGGGATCGGCAATGTCGCACGAGTAATGAAAAAAATCCAGCCCAAAGAAGGAGGGATGCAGCTAATGCTCGATTTGTGGCAGACACGGTCGCGGAGATTTGGAAATGCTTCGCAAAACTATTCCCAAATTGTGCTGGCTGCGCTTATGGAACTGGATGATATGATTCAGAATACCGGGCTGATCTGCCCGCCGGAAGCTATGATGCCCTGA
- a CDS encoding autorepressor SdpR family transcription factor translates to MNELFKALNDPTRRKILEMLREKDLTAGEIADAFDMTKPSISHHLDLLKQAKVVIAVKEGQFIRYSLSTTVLDDLLGWLMSLNDPKNKEL, encoded by the coding sequence ATGAACGAATTGTTTAAAGCATTAAACGACCCTACGCGACGTAAAATCCTCGAAATGCTGAGGGAAAAGGATCTCACCGCCGGTGAGATTGCCGATGCTTTTGATATGACCAAACCGAGTATTTCTCATCACCTTGATCTTCTCAAGCAGGCAAAAGTCGTGATCGCTGTAAAAGAAGGGCAGTTTATTCGCTACTCGCTCAGTACAACAGTGCTGGATGACCTGCTGGGATGGCTAATGTCATTAAATGATCCTAAAAACAAAGAACTATGA
- a CDS encoding CPBP family intramembrane glutamic endopeptidase, with translation MNRRKITLYLLLSYGISWTLALIAWIAGLKMDSTYGAILVGGLFMWGPALAVFIIQKGIYKEPLANYGFSVKNFDYRFFFASMLTPVAAILIYFLVVFLLGNVAALPGFGHFSLSQDGIVNNIREMTAGMDETKQALAEAQVRSFPAWLFLVINIASGLVAGVTINLLFTFGEEFGWRGLLLQELKPLGFWKSNLLIGLVWGLWHAPLIVQGHNYPGYPVWGVIAMCFFCISISFAIAYMGEKTRSILGASAFHGVLNGIAGIGILVVGEANPLVGGPAGVAMMISFLIVTVIIRWADPKYFGSPMNLPYVENISPDH, from the coding sequence ATGAACCGTAGAAAAATCACACTCTACCTACTGTTGAGCTATGGAATCAGCTGGACACTGGCTTTGATTGCATGGATAGCAGGTTTGAAAATGGACAGTACTTATGGTGCAATACTGGTTGGGGGGCTGTTTATGTGGGGCCCGGCGCTAGCAGTATTTATCATTCAGAAGGGCATTTATAAAGAGCCGCTGGCAAATTATGGGTTTTCTGTAAAAAACTTTGATTACCGTTTTTTCTTCGCCAGTATGCTCACACCGGTAGCTGCCATTCTGATCTATTTTCTTGTAGTTTTTCTTCTTGGAAATGTCGCCGCATTACCTGGCTTCGGCCATTTTTCTCTTTCTCAGGATGGAATAGTCAACAATATCAGGGAAATGACCGCGGGTATGGACGAGACAAAACAAGCACTCGCCGAAGCTCAGGTGAGAAGTTTTCCTGCCTGGCTGTTTCTTGTAATTAACATTGCCAGTGGTCTGGTGGCCGGTGTCACTATCAACCTCTTGTTTACGTTTGGGGAAGAATTTGGCTGGCGTGGATTGTTGTTGCAGGAGTTGAAGCCTTTGGGATTCTGGAAAAGCAACCTGTTGATTGGTTTGGTCTGGGGACTATGGCATGCGCCTCTGATTGTACAGGGGCATAACTACCCGGGGTATCCCGTATGGGGAGTGATTGCGATGTGTTTTTTCTGTATTTCTATTTCTTTTGCCATCGCCTATATGGGAGAAAAAACGCGCAGTATCCTGGGGGCAAGTGCCTTTCACGGTGTATTGAATGGCATTGCGGGTATCGGCATATTGGTCGTTGGTGAGGCAAATCCTTTGGTCGGAGGACCCGCAGGTGTGGCCATGATGATTTCTTTTCTGATAGTGACAGTCATTATCAGATGGGCTGACCCAAAGTACTTCGGTTCTCCCATGAATCTTCCGTATGTGGAAAATATTTCTCCGGACCATTGA
- a CDS encoding glycoside hydrolase family 31 protein, translating to MQNRKKNPQLVSHWEQKENKYYFYCPETVLEVSVYAENIIRFRFFPEGRPEPDFSYAIPTKGDLPAPECAHSVKSEGDVYVLSTDEIDCKISKTLHTSIYDKSGKLISQDENGFHWDPHPDYGGNIVYCSKKIQQQENFFGLGDKPNRLNMRSLRFENWGSDTYGYEKTTDPLYKNIPFYFGLHHNIGYGIFFDNSFRTRFDFGHDRSDVCTFWAKGGEMNYYFIYGPELLRVAESYTYLSGKPELPPLWALGYHQSKWSYYPENKVKALAKKFREMEIPCDVIHLDIEYMDGFRCFTWDKERFPDPRRMIAELESDGFKTVAIIDPGIKIDKNYFVYQQAVEKGYFCRRADGPIMQGTVWPGACHFPDFTNPEVRDWWAGLFKDFMKSGIHGIWNDMNEPADMERGTFPVDTRHDYDGHRCSHRKAHNIYGMQMARASYHGVKKAIFPRRPFLISRSGYSGLQRYAAVWTGDNLATWEHLWMANIQCQRLSISGISFCGSDIGGFIGECNGELYTRWMQLAVFHPFFRTHSSGDHGEQEPWSFGEPYTDAIKKAIVLRYKLLPYIYTTFWRHTESGTPVIRPLSFLDQTDPETYFRMEEFAVGDNILVCPIAEPGSIGRKMYLPKGLWYNFWTDEIEEGGKEFFAEASLDQFPIFVKAGATIPQSPVMQYVGQKKIEVLDLHVYYCKGQYTSELYEDAGEYYDYELGNNTVRTFTLRVDSPSVVHVLQRKKGRFNSEYGEFQLIFHGLPFTPAGMIVDGETTIFEMDPDAIDERFSVVLDKDFEEMHLMRLDAFAES from the coding sequence TTGCAAAACCGAAAGAAAAATCCCCAGTTGGTTTCACATTGGGAACAAAAGGAAAATAAATATTACTTCTATTGTCCCGAAACCGTCCTAGAAGTCTCTGTTTATGCCGAAAACATTATTCGTTTTCGCTTTTTTCCTGAGGGTAGGCCAGAGCCTGATTTTTCTTATGCCATTCCCACAAAAGGAGATCTGCCCGCACCAGAATGTGCACATTCCGTAAAATCTGAAGGCGATGTTTATGTACTTTCCACAGATGAAATCGATTGCAAAATATCCAAAACCCTGCACACATCCATTTACGATAAAAGTGGGAAGCTGATTTCTCAGGATGAAAATGGTTTCCACTGGGATCCACATCCCGATTATGGTGGGAATATCGTCTATTGCAGCAAAAAAATTCAACAGCAGGAAAATTTCTTTGGCCTGGGAGATAAACCCAACCGGCTTAATATGAGGAGTTTGCGGTTTGAAAACTGGGGTTCTGATACCTATGGTTATGAGAAAACCACTGACCCTTTATATAAAAATATTCCCTTTTATTTCGGTCTCCATCACAATATTGGCTACGGCATATTTTTCGACAATTCTTTCCGCACCCGGTTTGATTTTGGACATGACCGCAGCGATGTATGTACATTCTGGGCCAAAGGCGGGGAGATGAACTATTACTTTATCTATGGCCCGGAGCTTTTGCGGGTAGCCGAAAGTTATACGTATCTGAGTGGAAAACCAGAACTACCACCATTGTGGGCGCTGGGCTATCATCAGTCCAAGTGGTCGTATTACCCCGAAAATAAAGTTAAAGCACTCGCGAAAAAATTCAGGGAAATGGAGATCCCCTGTGATGTTATCCATCTGGATATCGAATATATGGACGGGTTCCGGTGTTTTACCTGGGACAAAGAGCGTTTTCCCGATCCGCGGCGTATGATTGCAGAACTGGAGTCAGACGGATTTAAGACGGTGGCAATCATTGACCCCGGTATCAAGATAGACAAAAACTATTTTGTGTATCAGCAGGCAGTCGAAAAAGGGTATTTCTGCCGTAGAGCGGATGGCCCCATTATGCAGGGAACAGTCTGGCCGGGTGCCTGTCATTTCCCCGATTTTACCAATCCTGAAGTGAGAGACTGGTGGGCAGGATTGTTTAAGGACTTTATGAAGTCAGGGATTCACGGTATTTGGAATGATATGAATGAACCTGCGGATATGGAGCGGGGAACTTTTCCGGTAGATACACGCCACGATTATGACGGGCACAGATGTAGCCACCGTAAAGCGCACAATATCTATGGCATGCAGATGGCCCGTGCTTCCTACCACGGTGTGAAAAAGGCCATATTCCCACGCAGGCCCTTTCTCATCAGCAGGTCTGGGTATTCGGGACTGCAGCGTTATGCCGCTGTATGGACCGGAGACAATCTGGCCACGTGGGAACATTTGTGGATGGCCAATATCCAGTGTCAACGTCTGAGCATATCCGGTATTTCGTTTTGCGGATCAGATATCGGCGGATTTATCGGTGAATGTAATGGCGAACTTTATACCCGTTGGATGCAACTGGCGGTATTTCATCCGTTTTTCCGCACCCATTCTTCCGGTGATCATGGCGAACAGGAACCATGGTCTTTTGGCGAACCTTATACAGATGCAATCAAAAAAGCGATTGTTCTGAGATATAAGCTGTTACCCTATATTTATACAACCTTTTGGCGGCATACGGAATCCGGAACACCCGTCATTCGTCCACTCAGTTTTCTTGATCAGACAGACCCTGAGACTTACTTCCGAATGGAAGAATTTGCCGTAGGAGATAATATACTTGTTTGTCCTATTGCTGAACCCGGTTCAATCGGACGGAAAATGTACCTTCCTAAAGGCTTGTGGTATAACTTCTGGACCGACGAAATAGAAGAAGGCGGAAAAGAGTTTTTTGCAGAGGCCTCTTTGGATCAATTTCCGATTTTTGTAAAGGCCGGTGCGACCATTCCCCAAAGCCCGGTTATGCAGTATGTGGGACAGAAAAAAATCGAAGTATTGGATCTGCATGTATATTATTGTAAAGGGCAGTACACCAGCGAATTGTACGAAGATGCCGGTGAATATTATGATTATGAACTGGGCAATAATACAGTAAGAACCTTTACACTCAGGGTCGATTCCCCCTCGGTTGTTCATGTCTTACAGCGGAAGAAAGGCCGGTTTAATTCTGAATATGGAGAGTTTCAACTGATTTTTCATGGCCTGCCTTTTACTCCGGCCGGGATGATCGTTGACGGGGAAACTACGATATTTGAAATGGATCCTGATGCCATTGACGAACGATTTTCCGTTGTATTAGACAAAGACTTTGAAGAAATGCATCTGATGAGACTGGATGCTTTTGCCGAAAGCTGA